A portion of the Bradyrhizobium sp. 195 genome contains these proteins:
- a CDS encoding glycoside hydrolase 5 family protein, with amino-acid sequence MIEAAKIWNEPNNKSHWDILIDPDWAMFANLAIAAGKSIRSAHPILPRVLGGISPIDPAFMRSMQTRGVLDHVDAVAVHGFPLDWNLWQIGEWPAKIDEIKAVTSLPVWVTEVGVSSFGAEEVQAWGLSRTAELLTGRAPRIHWYSLYDLPSSWEATTRHKEAEGSSYYRHFHMGLLREDGTPKASADLFGQCAPAMGLCQWFHFEDHRLDDAVRWMRRLGVAHLRTGLSWADSFRPNALDWFDRQMDALAEFQVTVTFCFTPEHRGLEPHHTSPPVDANEFADFCALMVERYCAKTGVASSVASPQPATREPTCVP; translated from the coding sequence ATGATCGAAGCTGCGAAGATCTGGAACGAGCCGAACAACAAGTCGCATTGGGACATCCTGATTGATCCGGACTGGGCGATGTTCGCGAACCTGGCCATTGCCGCCGGAAAATCGATCCGCAGCGCGCATCCGATCTTGCCCCGCGTACTCGGCGGCATCTCGCCGATCGATCCCGCTTTCATGCGCAGCATGCAGACACGCGGCGTACTCGATCACGTCGACGCGGTCGCCGTGCACGGCTTTCCGCTCGACTGGAATCTGTGGCAGATCGGGGAATGGCCGGCCAAGATCGACGAGATCAAAGCGGTTACCTCGCTGCCGGTCTGGGTTACCGAGGTCGGCGTCTCATCCTTCGGCGCCGAAGAAGTGCAGGCCTGGGGCCTCAGCCGCACCGCCGAACTCCTGACTGGCCGCGCACCGCGTATCCACTGGTACAGCCTCTACGATCTGCCCTCGAGCTGGGAGGCCACCACCCGGCACAAGGAAGCGGAGGGCTCCTCATACTATCGCCACTTCCACATGGGTCTGCTTCGTGAAGACGGCACGCCGAAAGCTTCAGCCGACCTGTTCGGCCAATGTGCACCGGCAATGGGCCTGTGCCAATGGTTCCACTTCGAGGACCATCGACTTGATGATGCCGTGCGCTGGATGCGCCGTCTCGGCGTGGCGCATTTGCGGACCGGACTGTCCTGGGCCGACAGCTTTCGCCCCAATGCGCTTGATTGGTTCGACCGCCAGATGGATGCGCTCGCCGAGTTTCAAGTCACGGTGACCTTCTGCTTCACGCCGGAGCATCGCGGTCTCGAACCTCACCATACCAGCCCACCGGTCGATGCGAACGAGTTCGCGGACTTCTGCGCCTTGATGGTCGAGCGCTACTGCGCCAAGACCGGGGTCGCGTCTTCCGTGGCAAGCCCGCAGCCAGCAACCAGAGAGCCGACATGCGTGCCCTGA
- a CDS encoding CgeB family protein has protein sequence MKIVIFGLTISSSWGNGHATLWRGLCKHLARSGHSIVFFERDVPYYAGARDLHELPGGELRLFSNWEDVRPNASDAVRDADVAIVTSYCPDALAATDLTISAGRAVPVFYDLDTPVTLARLMAGEAVDYIGPRGLQDFALVLSFTGGPRIASEFRGRLGARDVRPLYGHVDSDVHRPVPPQPHYRADLSYLGTYSEDRQHTLAKLFVVPAQARQDLRFLIAGAQYPDSFPWSPNVYFVRHLPPSEHAPFFASSRLTLNVTRRAMVEMGWCPSGRLFEAAACGAPLLSDHWPGIEDFFQPGEEILIARDEHDTIAALTVGDAELRHMADRARERVLELHTSSKRADDLISLLEQAAASGARRQQPEEA, from the coding sequence GTGAAGATTGTCATTTTCGGACTGACAATCTCCTCCTCCTGGGGTAACGGGCACGCCACGCTTTGGCGTGGCCTGTGCAAGCATCTCGCGCGGTCCGGCCACAGTATCGTCTTCTTCGAGCGGGACGTCCCATATTATGCTGGCGCCCGCGACCTGCATGAACTGCCGGGCGGTGAGCTCCGGCTGTTCTCGAACTGGGAAGATGTCCGTCCGAACGCCAGCGATGCCGTTCGCGATGCCGACGTCGCAATCGTGACGTCCTATTGTCCGGACGCCCTGGCGGCCACCGATCTGACCATCTCCGCAGGGCGCGCGGTGCCCGTGTTCTACGATCTCGATACGCCGGTGACGCTGGCAAGACTAATGGCGGGCGAAGCGGTCGATTATATTGGGCCGCGCGGCCTGCAGGATTTCGCCCTCGTCCTCAGCTTCACCGGCGGACCTCGCATCGCCAGCGAATTCCGCGGCAGACTTGGAGCGCGTGACGTCCGCCCCCTGTACGGCCATGTGGACAGCGATGTTCATCGGCCGGTCCCGCCCCAACCGCATTATCGCGCGGATCTGTCCTACCTCGGCACGTACTCCGAGGATCGTCAACACACGCTCGCAAAGCTTTTCGTCGTGCCCGCGCAGGCGCGCCAGGATCTTCGTTTTCTCATCGCGGGTGCGCAATATCCGGATAGTTTCCCTTGGTCGCCGAATGTCTATTTCGTGCGACACTTGCCTCCATCGGAGCACGCCCCGTTCTTTGCATCGTCCCGCCTGACGCTCAACGTCACCCGGCGCGCGATGGTGGAGATGGGCTGGTGTCCCTCGGGCCGCCTGTTCGAGGCGGCCGCCTGCGGCGCGCCGCTCCTCAGCGATCATTGGCCGGGGATCGAGGATTTCTTTCAGCCAGGTGAAGAGATCCTCATTGCACGTGACGAGCACGATACGATCGCGGCCCTGACCGTCGGCGATGCAGAATTACGGCACATGGCTGACCGCGCTCGCGAACGCGTCCTGGAACTACACACATCGAGCAAGCGTGCTGACGATCTGATATCTCTGCTCGAGCAGGCTGCAGCAAGCGGCGCGCGTCGGCAGCAACCCGAGGAGGCCTGA
- a CDS encoding phosphopentomutase — MRALILVMDSVGIGAAPDADRYGDEGADTVGHIAEACAAGKADNSRRGGPLRLPNLVALGLGAACRLATGRIPPALDAPVEHPHYGCASEISKGKDTPSGHWEIAGVPVPFDWGYFPKSVPCFPPDLIERLGAEAALPGILGNCHASGTAIIAEFGERHMRSGEPICYTSADSVFQIAAHEVTFGLDRLCEVCTIARRLVDPLNIGRVIARPFVGTSACDFKRTAHRRDFSVPPPERTVLDLAEGAGRDVVTIGKIDDIFAHRSTGRNKRGDGNEALFDATLAELAGLADGGLLFANFIDFDTLYGHRRDVAGYAAALEAFDARLPDLLNRLRNDDLLIITADHGCDPTWSGSDHTREQVPILARGVGSTSPIGRRTSFADIGATVAKHLGLDTPLHGASF; from the coding sequence ATGCGTGCCCTGATCCTCGTGATGGATTCGGTCGGGATCGGCGCCGCGCCGGACGCCGATCGCTATGGCGATGAAGGCGCCGATACGGTTGGACACATCGCCGAGGCCTGTGCAGCGGGCAAAGCGGACAATTCGCGGCGTGGGGGACCGTTGCGGCTTCCCAATCTGGTGGCGCTTGGCCTCGGCGCGGCCTGCCGTCTCGCCACGGGTCGCATACCACCGGCGCTGGACGCCCCGGTCGAGCATCCTCACTACGGCTGCGCCAGCGAGATCTCAAAGGGCAAGGACACGCCCTCAGGTCACTGGGAGATTGCGGGCGTGCCAGTGCCGTTCGACTGGGGTTACTTCCCCAAGTCCGTGCCGTGCTTCCCGCCCGACCTGATCGAGCGCCTCGGCGCAGAAGCTGCCCTTCCCGGCATCCTTGGGAACTGCCACGCTTCGGGAACCGCGATCATCGCCGAATTCGGCGAGCGCCACATGCGGAGCGGCGAGCCGATCTGCTACACCTCCGCCGACAGCGTGTTCCAGATTGCCGCCCATGAAGTAACCTTCGGGCTGGATCGTCTTTGCGAGGTCTGCACGATTGCGCGACGGCTCGTCGATCCCCTCAACATCGGGCGGGTCATCGCGCGGCCGTTCGTGGGCACGTCGGCGTGCGATTTCAAGCGAACTGCGCATCGCCGCGACTTTTCCGTACCGCCGCCGGAGCGGACGGTCCTCGATCTTGCCGAAGGGGCGGGCCGCGATGTGGTTACTATCGGAAAGATCGACGACATCTTCGCCCATCGCAGCACCGGACGGAACAAGCGCGGAGACGGCAATGAAGCGCTTTTCGACGCTACGCTCGCAGAACTGGCCGGCCTTGCGGATGGCGGCCTGCTGTTCGCGAACTTCATCGACTTCGACACGCTCTACGGACACCGCCGCGACGTAGCCGGTTATGCAGCAGCGCTGGAAGCATTCGACGCGCGCCTCCCCGATCTGCTGAACCGCCTGCGTAATGACGATCTCCTGATCATCACCGCCGACCATGGCTGTGATCCGACCTGGAGCGGATCGGATCACACGCGCGAACAGGTGCCGATCCTGGCTCGCGGTGTTGGATCGACATCGCCCATCGGCCGGCGCACCAGCTTTGCCGACATCGGTGCGACCGTTGCGAAGCACCTTGGTCTCGACACACCGCTTCACGGCGCAAGCTTCTAA
- a CDS encoding NAD-dependent epimerase/dehydratase family protein translates to MTRVLITGGAGFIGSHAADALLAAGYDVRLLDNLCPQVHGGNRQRPAYLADEAELVVGDVTDSFAVEQALRGADMVLHLASAVGVGQSMYDIEPYVRTNELGTAVLLQALSKRPVERLVVASSMSIYGEGLYRGADASVIACDERPIEQLRKGEWELRDTAGDPLHPVSTPETKQPSLSSIYALNKYAQERMCLITGKAYGISTVALRFFNVFGPRQALSNPYTGVLAIFAARLLNRRPPLVFEDGLQRRDFVHVHDVARACRMALEADHTQDVFNVGSGQSRTILSVAEDLADVMSRRDIAPEITRKYRAGDIRHCFADIGKSRDLLGFEPHVAFKDGLGELAEYLADQIADDQAERATGELLQRGLVA, encoded by the coding sequence ATGACTCGGGTATTGATTACTGGAGGCGCGGGATTCATCGGCTCGCACGCGGCCGACGCGCTGCTTGCCGCTGGTTATGACGTACGGCTTCTCGACAATCTCTGTCCGCAGGTTCACGGCGGCAATCGTCAGCGACCCGCCTATCTTGCCGACGAGGCGGAGCTCGTCGTCGGCGATGTCACCGACTCCTTCGCAGTCGAGCAGGCCCTGCGCGGCGCCGACATGGTTCTGCATCTCGCTTCGGCGGTGGGCGTAGGCCAGAGCATGTACGATATCGAACCTTATGTTCGCACCAACGAACTCGGTACCGCAGTGCTGTTGCAGGCGCTATCCAAACGCCCGGTCGAACGGCTGGTAGTCGCATCGTCCATGAGCATCTATGGCGAGGGCCTCTATCGTGGAGCGGACGCGAGCGTTATCGCCTGCGATGAACGGCCGATCGAGCAGCTGCGGAAGGGAGAATGGGAATTGCGGGACACCGCGGGCGATCCGCTCCATCCCGTGTCCACCCCGGAGACGAAGCAGCCGTCGCTCAGCTCGATTTACGCGCTGAATAAATATGCCCAGGAGCGTATGTGCCTGATCACGGGCAAGGCATACGGCATTTCGACGGTGGCCTTACGCTTCTTCAACGTGTTCGGCCCGCGCCAGGCTCTCTCCAATCCCTACACCGGAGTGCTCGCTATCTTTGCGGCACGGCTGCTCAACCGCCGGCCGCCGCTCGTCTTCGAAGACGGCCTGCAGCGTCGCGATTTCGTCCATGTCCACGACGTCGCCCGTGCCTGCCGCATGGCACTCGAAGCCGACCACACCCAGGATGTCTTCAATGTCGGCTCCGGCCAGAGCCGCACGATCCTGTCCGTCGCCGAGGATCTCGCCGATGTGATGAGCCGTCGCGACATCGCGCCCGAGATCACGCGGAAATACCGCGCCGGCGATATCCGCCACTGCTTCGCCGACATCGGCAAATCGCGCGATCTGCTCGGTTTCGAGCCGCACGTCGCTTTCAAGGACGGTCTTGGAGAACTCGCGGAGTACCTGGCGGACCAGATCGCCGACGATCAGGCGGAACGGGCCACCGGAGAGCTGCTGCAACGAGGATTGGTTGCGTGA
- a CDS encoding TIGR04290 family methyltransferase: MTRGALSREEIRQRVDALGPWFHNLDLKGVPTAPSHFLGDYPNVKWQRFSGIIPARLEGKSVLDIGCNAGFYAMEMKRRGAERVLGLDTDEEYLAQARFAAEVNGLKVEFRKMSAYDVGQLREKFDLVIFMGVLYHLRHPLLALDLIHEHVAADLLLFQSMQRGDSRIDAVETNYDFWTTDQFDSAGYPKLHFIEHKYADDPTNWWVPNRACVEAMLRSAGFAIAAHPEEEVYLCRRTARPQADGPVYPARGDAR; encoded by the coding sequence ATGACCAGAGGCGCCCTCTCCCGCGAGGAAATCCGCCAGCGCGTCGATGCGCTCGGACCCTGGTTTCACAATCTGGACCTGAAAGGCGTGCCTACAGCGCCATCGCATTTCCTCGGCGATTATCCCAACGTGAAATGGCAGCGCTTCTCCGGCATCATTCCGGCTCGTCTCGAAGGCAAGAGCGTGCTCGATATCGGCTGCAATGCCGGTTTCTACGCCATGGAAATGAAGCGTCGCGGCGCCGAACGTGTATTGGGCCTGGACACGGACGAGGAGTATCTGGCACAGGCCCGCTTCGCCGCGGAGGTCAACGGGCTCAAAGTCGAATTCCGCAAGATGTCGGCTTATGATGTCGGGCAACTCCGCGAGAAATTCGATCTCGTGATCTTCATGGGGGTGCTCTACCATTTGCGTCATCCGCTGCTCGCACTGGACCTCATCCACGAGCACGTGGCGGCTGACCTCCTCTTGTTCCAATCGATGCAACGGGGAGACAGTCGCATCGATGCGGTCGAAACCAATTACGATTTCTGGACCACGGATCAGTTCGATTCCGCTGGGTACCCGAAACTGCACTTCATCGAGCACAAATACGCCGATGATCCGACCAATTGGTGGGTGCCCAACCGCGCCTGCGTCGAGGCCATGCTGCGCAGCGCAGGCTTTGCCATCGCGGCGCATCCGGAGGAGGAAGTGTATCTGTGCAGGCGGACGGCCCGGCCGCAGGCCGACGGCCCCGTCTATCCGGCACGGGGGGACGCCCGATGA
- a CDS encoding glycosyltransferase family 4 protein — MSRSAPIRILMTTDTVGGVWTYSCALASRFAESGAAVCLVTLGPRARTDQHAMLRDPGVRLVETDLALEWQDPEGRNIAEARRVLAELERRFEPDVVHLNSFREASFAWRAPTVLVAHSCVNSWALACRDTTWLTELRWRRYTEHVKTALDTATAWVCPSRAFHDDIAAIYRPQSRGAVIWNGIAPRDPTGRKQELILAAGRLWDRAKNIEALVAAAPGLSWPIEAAGPTDPRLSTGVSWLGELSHDAMGARLRHAAIFVSPALYEPFGLSVLEAASAGCALVLSDIPSFRELWSGAALFFDPTDSEALHRAIATLCADEIQRARLQRSAYEHSLTCSLTRMTNAYLRLYESLVASHHLVAPAGPLEVRA; from the coding sequence ATGAGTCGAAGTGCGCCGATCAGAATTCTGATGACCACCGACACGGTCGGAGGCGTGTGGACCTATTCCTGCGCCCTTGCATCCAGGTTCGCGGAATCGGGCGCTGCCGTTTGTCTCGTGACGCTTGGTCCCCGCGCTCGCACCGATCAGCATGCGATGCTCCGCGATCCCGGAGTGCGTCTGGTCGAGACGGACCTCGCGCTGGAATGGCAGGACCCGGAAGGACGGAACATCGCCGAAGCCAGGCGCGTCCTCGCTGAACTCGAACGCAGGTTCGAACCCGATGTCGTCCATCTCAACAGCTTTCGCGAGGCGAGCTTCGCCTGGCGTGCTCCCACCGTCCTGGTCGCTCATTCCTGCGTCAATTCCTGGGCGCTGGCCTGCCGAGATACGACGTGGCTTACCGAGCTCCGATGGCGCCGCTACACTGAGCACGTCAAGACGGCGCTCGACACTGCGACGGCATGGGTGTGTCCAAGTCGAGCTTTTCACGACGATATCGCCGCCATCTACCGTCCTCAATCGCGCGGCGCCGTGATCTGGAATGGGATTGCGCCTCGCGACCCCACGGGTCGAAAGCAGGAACTGATTTTGGCGGCCGGACGATTGTGGGACCGCGCCAAGAACATCGAGGCCCTCGTTGCGGCCGCGCCCGGACTGAGCTGGCCGATTGAGGCCGCCGGCCCGACGGATCCACGCCTCTCCACGGGTGTCTCCTGGCTTGGGGAGTTGTCGCACGATGCCATGGGCGCGCGCCTTCGGCACGCGGCGATCTTCGTCAGTCCGGCGCTCTACGAACCATTCGGTCTTTCGGTTCTGGAAGCGGCTTCGGCAGGCTGCGCGCTCGTCCTGTCGGACATCCCCAGTTTCCGCGAGTTGTGGAGCGGAGCGGCCCTGTTCTTCGATCCGACCGACAGCGAGGCGCTTCATCGCGCAATCGCAACCCTTTGCGCCGACGAAATCCAGCGAGCGCGACTGCAACGCTCCGCCTATGAGCACTCCCTGACTTGTTCACTCACGCGAATGACGAACGCTTATCTTCGGCTCTATGAAAGTCTGGTCGCATCACACCACTTGGTCGCGCCGGCCGGCCCGCTGGAGGTGCGCGCATGA
- a CDS encoding nucleotidyltransferase family protein, giving the protein MWGIVPAAGRGSRIQPLAFSKELLPVGSRHHDGTDRPCAVSEYLLERLILGGVDKICFVISPGKSDILEYFGDHYGSALLAYVVQPDASGLCDAVFRASTVVGEHEDVMVGLPDTVWFPKSALQTLPDADLSFLLFPVEHPEFFDAVVLDEGRVVEIQVKQPNAASRWIWGAFRMSARGFGELQALWNARERRDEYFGTLVNAYLAAGGRGIGVKAGESYVDVGTLGGYRTAMALLADSTCDGRVRQWVAGASPDGARPATMGNGAIA; this is encoded by the coding sequence ATGTGGGGCATCGTTCCGGCCGCGGGTCGCGGCAGTCGCATCCAACCGCTCGCCTTCTCGAAGGAGTTGCTGCCTGTCGGCAGCCGGCACCACGACGGCACGGATCGTCCCTGCGCCGTCTCGGAATATCTTCTGGAGCGCCTGATCCTGGGCGGCGTCGATAAAATCTGCTTCGTGATCTCGCCGGGCAAGTCGGACATTCTCGAATATTTCGGCGATCACTATGGCAGCGCCCTGCTCGCCTACGTCGTGCAGCCCGACGCATCGGGACTGTGCGACGCCGTGTTCAGGGCAAGCACGGTGGTTGGCGAGCACGAGGATGTGATGGTCGGCCTGCCCGACACCGTGTGGTTTCCCAAATCCGCCTTGCAGACCCTGCCGGATGCGGACCTCTCGTTCCTGTTGTTTCCTGTCGAGCACCCCGAATTCTTCGATGCCGTCGTGCTCGACGAAGGCCGCGTTGTCGAAATTCAGGTGAAGCAACCGAATGCGGCATCGCGCTGGATCTGGGGTGCCTTCAGAATGTCCGCACGCGGCTTTGGCGAACTTCAGGCGCTCTGGAATGCGCGCGAGCGCCGCGACGAGTATTTCGGGACTTTGGTCAATGCCTATCTCGCAGCGGGTGGCCGCGGCATCGGAGTCAAAGCCGGCGAGTCCTACGTCGATGTCGGTACCCTCGGTGGCTACCGGACGGCGATGGCCCTCCTTGCCGACAGCACGTGCGACGGGCGGGTGAGGCAATGGGTGGCGGGCGCATCGCCGGACGGAGCTCGTCCGGCTACCATGGGCAATGGAGCGATTGCATGA
- a CDS encoding NAD-dependent epimerase/dehydratase family protein, producing MSERDNRPVLITGGCGFIGCNLADRLAARGDRVLVLDNLARAGVRENAQWLKSRHGERVTITVADIREPIPVIDAVREVRAVLHLAAQVAVTDSMADPAGDFEINARGTLNVLEAVRLHNSTAPVIFASTNKVYGRLIDDNEITRTGRRYTPNSSLLTDGISENAALDFYSPYGCSKGTADQYVHDYARVFGLQTVVLRMSCIYGPRQFGTEDQGWIAHFLLSAIRGNPLTIYGDGHQVRDALHVADAANAWLAALDHIAMVRGRVFNLGGGPANAISLMELIDRITDLTGRKLAYRFADWRPGDQPWYVTDTRALSAAIGWTPQLSIGDGLRSLHGWLDSRFGTPGNCEALA from the coding sequence ATGAGTGAGCGAGACAACAGGCCCGTGCTGATTACAGGTGGCTGCGGTTTCATCGGCTGCAATCTCGCCGACCGTCTTGCGGCGCGCGGCGACCGCGTCCTTGTACTGGACAATCTCGCTCGCGCCGGGGTACGCGAGAACGCCCAATGGCTCAAGTCCCGGCATGGCGAGCGCGTCACAATCACCGTCGCCGATATCCGCGAGCCGATTCCGGTGATCGATGCCGTGCGGGAGGTCCGCGCGGTGCTGCATCTTGCAGCCCAAGTGGCCGTCACGGATAGCATGGCCGACCCCGCAGGCGATTTCGAGATCAATGCGCGCGGCACGCTGAACGTGCTCGAAGCGGTCCGTCTGCACAACAGCACGGCGCCCGTCATCTTCGCCTCCACAAACAAGGTCTATGGTCGGCTGATCGACGACAACGAGATCACTCGGACCGGCCGGCGCTACACGCCGAATAGCAGCCTGCTGACCGACGGCATCTCCGAGAATGCGGCGCTTGATTTTTACAGCCCGTACGGGTGCTCCAAGGGCACGGCAGATCAATACGTCCATGACTACGCCAGGGTCTTCGGGCTGCAGACTGTCGTTCTGCGGATGAGCTGCATCTACGGGCCGCGTCAGTTCGGGACCGAGGACCAGGGCTGGATCGCTCATTTCCTGCTCAGCGCCATCCGCGGCAATCCCCTGACAATCTACGGCGACGGCCACCAGGTTCGGGACGCGCTCCACGTGGCAGACGCCGCGAACGCCTGGCTCGCGGCTCTCGACCACATCGCGATGGTTCGCGGCCGCGTGTTCAATCTCGGCGGCGGCCCGGCCAACGCGATCAGCCTTATGGAGTTGATCGACCGCATCACCGACCTCACCGGTCGCAAGCTCGCATATCGCTTTGCAGATTGGCGGCCGGGCGATCAGCCTTGGTACGTTACCGACACGCGGGCGCTGTCCGCCGCGATCGGCTGGACGCCTCAGCTGTCCATCGGCGACGGTTTGCGCTCGCTTCACGGCTGGCTCGACAGCCGCTTCGGTACACCAGGCAATTGCGAGGCGCTGGCATGA
- a CDS encoding TIGR04295 family B12-binding domain-containing radical SAM protein → MTRVALINPNWDFAGSIYFGCRSPHLPLELGISEHYLKAAEHKTLLLDAHMFDLSHRDIEAELQAFGPDQIVITTAPTYLFWRCAPPELRVPQQLARAMRNLAPMLIAVGPHGSTTPRAALKKLGVDIIVMGECEASVLRLANGERDFPGLCFADGAGLRVNGGPQAASFTDQPALDWPAEMIRRHHHHHHRFEAEPAAPGAEVEASRGCPYNCTFCAKENFRNAYRKRPAAVILDEIDGLRNQGIEYLYFIDEIFLPNAELLQGLTSRGIKFGVQTRIDLWKPDMLALLGRAGCVSIEAGIESLTVEGRSALAKQCKMSTDQLAGRLVEARRHVPFVQANLIEVPEDDAPVVQRWRRTMQNAGIWANDPVPLYPYPGSPDYRKLWGEPDDFAWERAHRHYLTMFNQFSDVQNDRPVPLDALELQGAS, encoded by the coding sequence ATGACGCGAGTCGCTCTCATCAATCCGAATTGGGATTTTGCTGGCAGCATCTATTTCGGATGCCGGTCCCCTCACCTTCCGCTCGAGCTCGGGATCAGCGAGCACTATCTGAAGGCCGCCGAGCACAAGACGCTGCTGCTCGATGCCCACATGTTCGACCTCTCACATCGGGATATCGAGGCCGAGCTACAGGCGTTCGGGCCGGATCAGATCGTCATCACGACTGCGCCGACCTACCTATTCTGGCGCTGCGCACCGCCGGAGCTGCGCGTACCGCAACAACTCGCGCGGGCCATGCGCAACCTTGCGCCGATGCTGATCGCGGTAGGGCCGCACGGCTCGACCACACCCCGTGCGGCCTTGAAGAAGCTTGGCGTCGACATCATCGTAATGGGCGAGTGTGAAGCGTCCGTTCTGCGTCTTGCCAATGGTGAGCGCGATTTTCCGGGTCTGTGCTTCGCCGATGGTGCTGGGCTGCGGGTTAATGGCGGTCCGCAAGCGGCCAGTTTCACGGATCAGCCCGCGCTCGACTGGCCCGCCGAGATGATCCGGCGCCATCACCACCACCATCATCGCTTCGAGGCCGAGCCGGCCGCTCCCGGGGCCGAGGTCGAGGCCTCGCGTGGCTGTCCCTACAACTGCACGTTCTGCGCCAAGGAAAACTTCCGCAATGCCTATCGCAAGCGGCCGGCGGCCGTCATTCTCGACGAGATCGACGGCCTGCGGAATCAAGGCATCGAGTATCTCTACTTCATCGACGAGATCTTCCTCCCCAACGCCGAGTTGCTGCAAGGACTGACCAGCCGCGGCATCAAGTTCGGCGTCCAGACCCGCATCGACCTCTGGAAACCGGACATGCTCGCCCTGCTTGGCCGCGCCGGCTGCGTTTCGATCGAAGCGGGTATCGAGAGCCTGACTGTCGAAGGCCGCTCGGCGCTCGCAAAACAATGCAAGATGAGCACGGATCAGCTCGCCGGTCGCCTCGTCGAAGCCCGGCGCCACGTCCCGTTCGTGCAGGCCAATTTGATCGAGGTGCCCGAAGACGACGCCCCGGTCGTACAACGCTGGCGCCGCACAATGCAGAATGCCGGGATCTGGGCGAACGATCCGGTACCCCTGTATCCCTATCCAGGCTCGCCGGACTACCGGAAGCTCTGGGGCGAGCCTGACGACTTCGCTTGGGAGCGCGCGCACCGACACTATCTCACCATGTTCAACCAGTTCAGCGACGTGCAGAACGACCGCCCGGTTCCGCTCGATGCCCTCGAACTCCAGGGGGCTTCATGA
- a CDS encoding CgeB family protein, with product MKCILFYHAFTSCWNNGNAHFLRGYARELHALGHDVVVYEPIDGWSRLNAIREGGSHAMEDIPALFPGIDIRGYDASLDLDRALDGADLVIVHEWNSPDLIARIGGKRAHGAAFTLLFHDTHHRAVSAPEELAQFDLDGFDGVLAFGEVLQQIYLKLGWANRAFTWHEGADIALYHPLRQIERTDDMVWIGNWGDGERSAELNEFLIGPAAELKLRASVFGVRYSGAALQTIRGAGIRNGGWLPAHWAPVAFAGARATVHVPRGPYVRLLPGIPTIRVFEALACGIPLVSAPWSDAESLFPEGAYLSVGDGAQMKRSLRTVLDDWELASAMVERGLKTIRERHTCRHRAEQLVEIVAGIRNSNRSSEPQPRIGAVA from the coding sequence ATGAAATGCATTCTGTTCTATCACGCCTTCACCTCGTGCTGGAACAACGGCAACGCGCATTTCCTGCGCGGCTATGCGCGCGAACTGCATGCTCTGGGCCACGACGTTGTCGTGTACGAACCGATCGACGGCTGGAGCCGGCTTAATGCGATCCGCGAGGGGGGCAGTCATGCGATGGAGGACATCCCCGCGCTCTTCCCCGGCATCGACATCCGCGGCTACGACGCCAGCCTCGATCTTGACCGCGCGCTCGATGGCGCGGATCTCGTCATCGTTCACGAATGGAATTCGCCTGATCTGATCGCTCGAATCGGAGGCAAGCGAGCGCACGGCGCCGCATTCACGCTCCTGTTCCACGACACTCACCATCGTGCAGTCAGCGCCCCCGAGGAACTGGCGCAATTCGATCTCGACGGATTTGACGGCGTCCTCGCCTTCGGCGAGGTACTTCAGCAGATCTATCTGAAGCTCGGCTGGGCTAACCGTGCTTTCACCTGGCATGAGGGCGCTGATATCGCCCTGTATCACCCGCTGCGGCAGATCGAACGGACCGACGACATGGTCTGGATCGGCAACTGGGGCGATGGCGAACGCAGCGCTGAGCTCAACGAATTCCTGATCGGGCCGGCCGCGGAGCTGAAGCTTCGCGCGAGCGTCTTCGGCGTGAGATATTCGGGCGCCGCGCTCCAGACGATCAGGGGCGCAGGTATCCGCAATGGCGGCTGGCTACCGGCCCATTGGGCTCCTGTCGCTTTCGCGGGCGCACGCGCAACGGTCCATGTGCCGCGCGGGCCTTATGTGCGCCTCCTTCCGGGCATTCCAACCATCCGCGTGTTCGAAGCATTGGCCTGCGGTATCCCTCTGGTCTCGGCGCCCTGGTCAGATGCCGAATCTCTATTCCCAGAGGGCGCCTATCTGAGCGTCGGCGATGGCGCACAGATGAAGCGCTCGCTTCGTACCGTTCTCGATGATTGGGAGTTGGCGTCCGCGATGGTCGAGAGAGGCCTGAAGACGATCAGAGAACGCCATACCTGCCGCCATCGCGCCGAGCAGCTCGTCGAAATCGTGGCGGGCATCCGCAATTCCAATCGCTCGTCAGAGCCACAGCCGCGCATCGGAGCCGTCGCATGA